CGGCGGCCTTGACCGTCACCTTGTAGGTGATGTTGACGATCTGCCCGGGTTGAAGAGCTCCAGTGATGTCGAGGCGCGCCGGGCTTCCAGTTGGGCCGTCACCGACGACTTGGATGCCGTGCGGATCTGGCCCATCGAGTGATTCAATTGAAATCGAGCCGGGCACGAAGTCGGCCTTATCAAGCACACCGCCGATGAAATCGTCGTACACAATGTTGCCCGGAACCTCGCCGATGTTCCGAAGGGTCAGGGTGTAGGTGATCTCTTCTCCGGGCAGCACTGGCGAGCCCGAGAGCGGATCCGATTCTTTGAACGCTTCGATCAGTGGGACGCCGAGCGCGTAGTCCTCGACTTCGCCCGCCGAACCAATGCCTGTTGGCACGAGCACGCCGGTGGGGTTCAGGCCGTCGACCGATGCCGCGATTCGCAGGCGGAGGTACACGACGGGCGAATAGGCGCCTTCAGCGGGCCCAAGTTCCGCGAGGTCAGGCCATTCGAGCGTCGCTGACCCTCCGGCGCACTCCGCAATGGTCGACCGTTCGGTGTCAGGGTCGAAGGCCCCGTCGCGGTTCCAGTCGAGCCAGCCAGCCACGTAGCCGTCTCCGCGGCACTCAACGATGAGGGGATCACCGTCGTTGAACAGCTGCCCCTCTTCCGCGCGCGGGAGCGCGTCGAGCGGAATTGCGTCCTCGTCACTTCCGGGGAAGGTCCCGTCATCCAGATCCCTTCCAGTCTCGTCATCGAGCAGGGCATCCCAGCTGTGAAGGTGATGGGTTTCGGCGTCGATCCGCTCGCCAAGCGTCAGCGGAGATTCCCCCGGCGCTCCAAGTTCGAAGTCGTCGGCGAACACGTCACGCGGAGCATCGCCCCTGTGAATCTCGGTGCCGGTCCACTCGGGCTGGAAGATCGCTCCTGCCGCGCCGAAGGAAGCAGGAGCATCGCCGAAGTCGACGCTCATCACCATTCCGAGCGCGACGGCGCTGTGCCCTCCGCCATTCATCGACACATGCGCGGAGGTCGCGCCCTCCATGAAGCCGACAGCCATCGGCCCAAAACCTTCGCTCGCCCACCCGATGCACTCGTAGCGGGCGGGGTCGAACCGCAGCCCGCCCTCGGCGGTGGGCGTTGCCATCGTGGTGTCTTCAGCGGGGCAGCTCGCGTTCTTCGCGCGATCGATAATTCGCCAGGTCACGTCGGTGCCGACCGGGCGCGGATCGACCTGGATCCACTCGTCCGTCGCATTGCTCGAGGATTCGGCGTCGGCAACAACAAGCCCCTGCAGCGGAATCTCTGTCGTCACTCCCGCTGAGGTGACGTATGTCGCGGAACAGTCGAAGAGGAAGTCTGCAGCAGCACCAAACTGCGTGTTGGTGATGCCATTCACCATCGTGTTCGCGGTTCCGGGGCCGCCCTGGTAGTAGAGCCGCGAGAGCCCGTCGCCAGCGAACTCGCCTGAGCGGTAGGTGCTGACCTCGCCGTGAATCCCCGAGATCGTGCACGTCGAAACGATTGTGTCGTCGCCGATCTCGCGTTCATTGGTGTACGTCTGCCCTTCGGCAATCGGCATGCCCGGTTCCCCGAACGTGAACCAGTCGATCGATGCGCGGTGGTCGCCGGTGCCACCCGATGCAAATTCAGCCTGCGCTGCCACAGGTGGTACTACGAGCGAGCCGACGACAACCACGGCGCCGACCAGGGCTGACAGCACCGGCCTCAGTCTCAACCTGCGCTTTCGGCTGGCGCGTTTGGTTCCCTCAGTCATGCGTCCCCCCAACCCCTGCGACATCCCGAATGTGCCGCGTTCGCCCGCAATGTCGGTGCGTGAACAGTTCGACCGACTCCGTGTCAATGACCGTTCACTTCTTTTACGGGCTGCCTGCAAATATACACAGCCAATCGGCTTCTGCATATGGGCAGGTCGCCGGTGCCGCCGCAGAAACTTGCGGCACAACGTTCGCAGCATCTTGCCACGACGTAGCGGATGCAATAGCGCCCAACTTCCGTATAACATTCAAGAACACGGTGCACCCGCAGTGGCTGCACAGCAACCCCGGTCGGACACAGCGATGTCGACGGCGCAGAAGGAAGCGGTGGCATGCGCGCAAAGGAACTGAGCAAGCTACTCCATCACGCGCGTCGTCACGAGAGCGTACGCCTTGTATCAAGCAAAGAGTTCGGCCGAACGACGCTCCTTGCAGAGCTCGAATCGGCGTTGAATGCGCAGGGATTCACCGTTATCAGGATCGCCGGCGAACCGACCCTTGCCACGACGCGCTACGGCGCTTTGCGGCAAGCATTGTCTTCCGGGGACCGCCTCGCGCCGCAGATCACCCCCAGCGAAGCACGCGATATCATCGCGATCGAACTCAGCCGCTCTCCCAGCCCCGTGATCCTCATCGACGATGCCGAGTGGCTCGATCTGCACTCGGCTGAGGCCATCGCCCCGCTGTTTGAGCGTGATGGCGTGTCGGGAGTGTTTGTCACCCCGCCGTTCCAGAACCTGTCCGCTGAGCAACGAGTCATTGCCCACATGCTGCGCGCTGAAGCTCGTGTAGAGCTTTCCGCGCTCAGTTTTGAGCAGGTCGGCGTGCTCTCCCAACGCTTTTTGCAGGGCAACGTCAGTCCGGAAATTGCCTCGGAGATCTTCTCGATGTCGTCGGGCATCACTGGCGTCGCAGCCGACATTCTCCGCACAACCCAGGCCGCCGGCCAGCTCATCCAGCATCCCGATCGCTGGATCTCAACAGAGCGCAGCCTGTGGAACGAAGGCCTCGAGGAGATCATCGAACGCCTCCTGGCGCCTCTCGACGACACCTCGATTCGGCTCCTGCACGCGCTGTCACTCGTCGGGGATCTCGCGGCCGACGAGTTTCAGAACTTTGATCCGGTCTCCGCTGACAGACTGTCACGCAGCGGTCTCGTAACGGTGTTTCGCGACCCGCATGGGCGCTCACGCGTCTCACCACGCCCCGCGCTCGTTGCCGACTACTTCCGGCAACGTCCCATCGACTTGCAGCACATCGCGGCACGCGAGTTGCTGAGCCGGTATGCGGCGGTACACAAGGAGCAGGTTGACTCAGGCGTCGAGCTCACGGCCCTGCGCGCGGACTTCTACTCGATGCATTCTGATACGGAAGAGACCCACAATGCAGGCTTGGCTCGCTTCTTGCGGGAGCAGACCGAGCATAGGCTGGTTGTATCTGGGCGCGAGTGGCGACGCAATCAGGATCCGGCTCGGGCCCTTGCGTACCTCGACACTCTCCTGCAGTCAGGCACCTACGTCGCGACGGCTGTCGAGGTTCTTGAACGAACCTCGCCAGATGCAGCATCGGATTCCGAGCTGCTGCAGCTCGCCTTGCATGAGCAAATACTTCGGCAACAAGACATCGCGCTGCCACTTCGACACTCGGAGGCGCTCCGGAAGCTGCACCCGAGCTTCGCGCCAGCCCTCGATGCTTACGACATGTACCTGCTGTTTGGGCGTGAAGGCCTGAGGCCCGAGGTCAAACGCTGGCTGAAGCGTTCCGACACGGATCCCGTCGGGTTCACTCGGACCATTGCCGCCTACATCCGAACGACCTCGGGCGAGGTGCTCTCTGAAGCAGAAATCGCTGAGCCGGCAGGCTCCCTGCCGATTCAGCGAGTGATCTCGGAGCAGAGCCGCCTCGTGACGCTCGCCCGCCGGGCAGTCGCGATGGACGCGGTTGAGGAGTTCCTGACGGACCCCCTGAGCCTCGGTCCTGGCGATGATCCGGTTCCGTTCCTGGTCAACTCCTACGTTCGAGCACAGCTTCTGCTCGGTATCGGTCGAGTGACTGCGGCCCGTCAGATCCTCAGTCAGGCCCTTTCGATCGGCGATCTGGATCTGCGCTACGGCGCACTGTACGCTGCAATGCTGCGGTGGTCAGCGTTTCTCCATTTCCGCGACGGACGCGCCGACATCGCAACCGCGCTGCTCAGCGAGAGTAGGGGCTACTCTGCGCTGCGGGGCCCGCTCCCTGCGATGCGGCCGGAGTTTGGTGATGCGCTCGAGGTTCTTCTCACTGGCGACCGGCAAGCTGCAGGTCGGATCTTCTATGGCGAGGCTCTTGAGTGCTACGAGCATTCTTTCTTTGACGCCGCTTGGTCCTCGGCACGCTTCGCCTTTCAACTCGCTCCCTCGGAGGAAACGCTTGAGGTTCTCGAGCGAATCAGTGCGAAGGACCCGTTTGTCTGGACAAGGCCGTTGATCAAGTTCGCGCGCGCTGCGCTGCGTCAGGATCCGAAACTGATGGTGCATCTTGGGGAGCTCGTCACCCAGTCTGAGCTCACGACGGCGGCTGATTTCCTCGAGGACGTCGAATATGCGCAGCAGGAAGCAGGTATTGTCCCCTCGGCAGACTATGCGCGTGCAGTCTCCGAAGCCCACCAGTCCTTCCAGATCTACCGGGAGCCACTGAGCCACGTCGTTGTCCGAGAACCAGTGCGATGGGTCGAGACGCTGACGCCACGCGAGCGCGAGATCGCCCCGTTGACAGCAACGCTCAGCAATCGTGAGATTGCTGAGCGGCTGACGCTGAGCGTCCGAACCGTTGAAAATCACATCGCCAGGTCCATGAAGAAGCTCGGCATCTCGTCTCGCGGCGAGCTGAGCGCGGCGGTGTCTAACGCGCCCAAGAGTGGCAGCGCAACGGGAACAGGCGACGTCGCTTAGTTTCGGCGACCCCACGGCGGGCCACGGTCTCCCGTTCCGCCAAGTGGCATCCCCAGTCGTATTCGTCCCCTAGTTCACAGGACACTCTCGAACGATACCCACACGATGTGGAGGCTTTCGCTGCTACGGTCGTAGACACCCAACAGACCTAACGTTCCGTTCTGGGGAGTGCTGACAAGTACATCCCGGATCGGAGGACGGGAGAGGCAAGATGCGAGACTCAACGCGCCCCAGGCCCGGCGGTGCGACCGGCCCTGACGAAAGCACAGAACTCGACGACCACGAGGGCGCCGATGCGTTCGAAACCCGCGATGCTGCTCAGAGTGAGCCGAGGAAGGGTTCAACTGAGCGCCAGGACGAGGAGATCATCACGCTCGATACGCCTGACTAAGGGGCGAACGCCACATCAGCAAGCGAAGGGGAAGGAAGCTGGAGATGCCACAACAGCAGACGCCACAGTTGAAGGACCCAGAACTTTACGACCGGCTACGTGCCGAGGGAAACTCTGAAGAGAAGGCCGCAAGGATCTCCAATGCCGCCGCGCGGGAGGGGCGGCAGGCGCTCGGCCGACGAGGCGGTGAGGCGAAAGACTACGAGGATCGCACCGTGCAAGAACTGCGCGAGCGTGCGAAGGAGCTCGGCCTCACTGGCTACTCGCGCAAACGCAAGGCCGAACTCATTCGAATGCTGCGCGAGCACTAACCGGAGAACACCGCCCGCCACTTCTCGGCAAGTGTGTCCACGTTCTCGTGCGCGTTGAGACCACTGGGCTGCGGCACTACCCACAGCTCGACACCGCGTGGCCAACCCTCGATGCGTGAGGAATCCTGCTTGCCGAGTACTGCCTTGGGCTGACCAAAGGCGATCCTGAACGCGGTGATTCCCGCGACGGCGACCCGCTCCGGCTGGAGCTCCGTGACAACGCCTAACAACCTGTCTGCGCCGGAGATCAGCTCGGCTCGGCTGAGCTCGTCGGCTCGCGCAGTGGCGCGGCCGACAAGATTTGTAATGCCGATACCAGCGCCAATCAGCGCCCGCTCGTCAGCCTCGCTGAGACCGCGCGAGGCATCGACGAGGGTGTCGGTGAGGCCCGCGCGATACAACGCGGGCCAGAAGCGGTTTCCCGGTCGCGCGAAGGGCGCGTTTACTGCGGCGGTCCACAGGCCCGGATTCACTCCGACGATGAGCAGTCGGAGACGCTTACCTCCGGCCTTCGGAAGCACGTCGTCGAGCGCGTTCGCGTCGAGACCCGCGAACCTGGCCAGGTCCGCTGTCGTGGGCTTGCGCCCACCCATTGGCGAGGGTCGTCGATCCATGCTCAAATCCTACGACGTGGACTTCAAGACTTCCGCCCGGGCCGCTGGGTCGCCGAGTACACGAAAGTGCCCGCCGGTTGGCAACTTGACGTTCTTCGCACCGGCGAGAAAGCTTCCCTCTGGGATGTGCGGGTCGAAGCTCGGGAAGATCGACACGATCTTGGCGTTCGCCTCAACGGCGCGGGCCAGCGAGACCATCGTCTCGCTCGTGGGGGCGAGCGCACGAAGCGATCGATTCAACAAGTACGTCGCGTAGCGAGAGCCGCCGAATGGCGTCGAGATGGTGATGACGATGCGCACCCGCGCCGCTGCGTCGCCAAAGGCGAGCAGGTGTTTCGCGATGAGGCCGCCCTTGCTATGCGCAACAAGTGCGACGTTGGTCAGGTTCTCCCGTTGGAGATATGAACCGAGCATGTTCGCCCCTTCGATGACCGGAACCCGATTTCGGCCGAGGCCGGGAACGATGTGGACTGGATGACCGTTCGCATGAAGCTCGCGGACGAGCGGAAGCATGAACTTCCAAGACTCGTAGACCCCGGGCAAGATGACCACAGGAGCTTGTTCACCGTCGAGAAATTCTTCGGGCTTGGGCCCGGGGAGTAAGGAACGAACCTGCCAAGCAGCTGCGTACCCATAGTCGAGCGCCCACCAGTACGCCTTACGCAACCGGCCAACGCCTGTCATGCAGCCCCCAAAACCCTCGGGCGGCGCACCCATTCCGTGCCCCACACTGGCTATCGTAGCTTCACTGCGGTGCGGGTGGACAAAGGTCCCTGAAATGACGAAAGCCCCGGAGCGCAATTGCTCCGGGGCTTTCCCAACAAAATGTTCGGCGGTGTCCTACTCTCCCACGAGGTCCCCCTCGCAGTACCATCGGCGCTGTCAGCCTTAGCTTCCGGGTTCGGAATGTGACCGGGCGTTTCCCTGACGCTATAACCACCGAAACTCTATTGACATGAAACCAACCCCGACCAGGCACGTAACGTGCTGGGGTTGTGGCCATACGTCAAGAACCACAAAGTAGACGCGAACATCGTTACAACACTTTACTCATGCCCCAAAACACTATTTGGGATGAAGTCAAGTCATCGGCTTATTAGTACCAGTCAGCTCCACACGTTACCGCGCTTCCACATCTGGCCTATCAACCCAGTCATCTACTGGGAGCCTCACAGGAGTAAACTCCTACGGAAATCTCATCTTGAGGCCGGCTTCCCGCTTAGATGCTTTCAGCGGTTATCCATCCCGAACGTAGCCAACCAGCCATGCCCTTGGCAGAACAACTGGCACACCAGAGGTTCGTCCAACCCGGTCCTCTCGTACTAGGGTCAGATCCTCTCAAATTTCCAACGCGCGCAGAGGATAGGGACCGAACTGTCTCACGACGTTCTAAACCCAGCTCGCGTACCGCTTTAATGGGCGAACAGCCCAACCCTTGGGACCGACTCCAGCCCCAGGATGCGACGAGCCGACATCGAGGTGCCAAACCATGCCGTCGATATGGACTCTTGGGCAAGATCAGCCTGTTATCCCCGAGGTACCTTTTATCCGTTGAGCGACAGCGCTTCCACAAGCCACTGCCGGATCACTAGTCCCGACTTTCGTCCCTGCTCGACCTGTCAGTCTCACAGTCAAGCTCCCTTGTGCACTTACACTCGCCACCTGATTGCCAACCAGGTTGAGGGAACCTTTGGGCGCCTCCGTTACTTTTTGGGAGGCAACCGCCCCAGTTAAACTACCCACCAGGCACTGTCCGAAAACCCGATCAGGGTTCGTCGTTAGATATCCAATATGACCAGAGTGGTATTTCAACAATGACTCCACGAACACTAGCGTGCCCGCTTCACAGTCTCCCACCTATCCTACACAAGCCACACCGAACACCAATACCAAGCTGTAGTAAAGGTCACGGGGTCTTTCCGTCCTTCTGCGCGTAACGAGCATCTTTACTCGTACTGCAATTTCGCCGAGTTTACGGTGGAGACAGCTGGGGAATCGTTACGCCATTCGTGCAGGTCGGAACTTACCCGACAAGGAATTTCGCTACCTTAGGATGGTTATAGTTACCACCGCCGTTTACTGGGGCTTAAATTCACAGCTTCGCAGACAAGTCTGCTAACCGCTCCTCTTAACCTTCCAGCACCGGGCAGGCGTCAGTCCGTATACGTCCACTTGCGTGTTAGCACGGACCTGTGTTTTTAGTAAACAGTCGTTCCCCACTGGTCTCTGCGGCCACCACACCCTTTCCGGAGCAAAGCCCGTATAAGTGGATGGCCCCCCTTCTCCCGAAGTTACGGGGGCATTTTGCCGAGTTCCTTCACCATAATTATCTCGAGCTCCTTAGTATTCTCTACCTGACCACCTGTGTCGGTTTGGGGTACGGGCAACTAGCAACCTCACGTCGATGCTTTTCTCGGCAGCATAGGATCAATGACTTCCCCATACGGGTCCCCATCGCATCTCACCCTTATATGCGGGACGGATTTGCCTATCCCGCAGGCTACATGCTTAGCCCGGGACAACCATCGCCCGGGATCACCTACCTTCCTGCGTCACACCTCACGCTCACCACCCCAGTTCGGGTTCGCAGCCGCCACCCCACATCACCCGAAGGATCCATGAAGCTTTGGTTTGCTTAGCACTACTAGTTAGGTCTTGAACGGTTACCAGCCGGTACGGGAATATCAACCCGTTGTCCATCGACTACGCCTGTCGGCCTCGCCTTAGGTCCCGACTTACCCAGGGAAGATTAGCTTGACCCTGGAACCCTTGGTCTTCCGGAGGACGGGTTTCTCACCCGTCTTTCGCTACTCATGCCTGCATTCTCACTCGTGTGGCATCCACGGCTGGTTCACACCGCCGCTTCACTCGCCACACGACGCTCTCCTACCCATCCATACGGCTGGACCACGAAGGCCTACCTGTTATATGAATGCCACAACTTCGGTGGCGTGCTTGAGCCCCGTTACATTGTCGGCGCGGAATCACTTGACCAGTGAGCTATTACGCACTCTTTCAAGGATGGCTGCTTCTAAGCCAACCTCCTGGTTGTCACAGCAACTCCACATCCTTTTCCACTTAGCACGCGCTTTGGGACCTTAGATGGTGATCTGGGTTGTTTCCCTCTCGACTATGAAGCTTATCCCCCACAGTCTCACTGCTGCGCTCTCACTTACCGGCATTCGGAGTTTAGCTGACGTCAGTAACCTTGTAGGGCCCATCGGCCATCCAGTAGCTCTACCTCCGGCAAGAAACACGCAACGCTGCACCTAAATGCATTTCGGAGAGAACCAGCTATCACGAAGTTTGATTGGCCTTTCACCCCTATCCACAGCTCATCCCCTCAGTTTTCAACCTAAGTGGGTTCGGCCCTCCACGCGCTCTTACACGCGCTTCAGCCTGGCCATGGATAGATCACTTCGCTTCGGGTCTAGGACATGCGACTGAATCGCCCTATTCAGACTCGCTTTCGCTACGGCTTCCCCACACGGGTTAACCTCGCCACATATCGCTAACTCGCAGGCTCATTCTTCAAAAGGCACGCTGTCACAGCAACAAGGCTGCTCCAACGGATTGTAAGCAAACGGTTTCAGGTACTATTTCACTCCCCTCCCGGGGTACTTTTCACCTTTCCCTCACGGTACTAGTCCGCTATCGGTCATCTGGGAGTATTTAGGCTTATCAGGTGGTCCTGACAGATTCACACGGGATTTCTCGGGCCCCGTGCTACTTGGGATACGCCTCGCGCAGCCAGATCATTTCGGGTACGGGACTCTCACCCACTCCGGTCCGCCGTTCCAAGCGGTTCCCCTATAACCTGAACATTCACGCTAGAAGCATGGCAGCGCTCCTTGAAACGTCCCACAACCCCGATGATGCAACCCCTGCCAGGTATCACACACCACCGGTTTAGCCTCATCCGGGTTCGCTCGCCACTACTACCGGAATCACATGTTGTTTTCTCTTCCTGTGGGTACTGAGATGTTTCACTTCCCCACGTTCCCTCTACCCGCCCTATATATTCAGGCGGGAGTCACCAGCTACGCACGCGCGCTGGCGGGGTTTCCCC
Above is a window of Leucobacter aridicollis DNA encoding:
- a CDS encoding DUF7218 family protein, with protein sequence MPQQQTPQLKDPELYDRLRAEGNSEEKAARISNAAAREGRQALGRRGGEAKDYEDRTVQELRERAKELGLTGYSRKRKAELIRMLREH
- a CDS encoding mismatch-specific DNA-glycosylase, translating into MDRRPSPMGGRKPTTADLARFAGLDANALDDVLPKAGGKRLRLLIVGVNPGLWTAAVNAPFARPGNRFWPALYRAGLTDTLVDASRGLSEADERALIGAGIGITNLVGRATARADELSRAELISGADRLLGVVTELQPERVAVAGITAFRIAFGQPKAVLGKQDSSRIEGWPRGVELWVVPQPSGLNAHENVDTLAEKWRAVFSG
- a CDS encoding esterase/lipase family protein: MTGVGRLRKAYWWALDYGYAAAWQVRSLLPGPKPEEFLDGEQAPVVILPGVYESWKFMLPLVRELHANGHPVHIVPGLGRNRVPVIEGANMLGSYLQRENLTNVALVAHSKGGLIAKHLLAFGDAAARVRIVITISTPFGGSRYATYLLNRSLRALAPTSETMVSLARAVEANAKIVSIFPSFDPHIPEGSFLAGAKNVKLPTGGHFRVLGDPAARAEVLKSTS
- a CDS encoding helix-turn-helix transcriptional regulator — translated: MRAKELSKLLHHARRHESVRLVSSKEFGRTTLLAELESALNAQGFTVIRIAGEPTLATTRYGALRQALSSGDRLAPQITPSEARDIIAIELSRSPSPVILIDDAEWLDLHSAEAIAPLFERDGVSGVFVTPPFQNLSAEQRVIAHMLRAEARVELSALSFEQVGVLSQRFLQGNVSPEIASEIFSMSSGITGVAADILRTTQAAGQLIQHPDRWISTERSLWNEGLEEIIERLLAPLDDTSIRLLHALSLVGDLAADEFQNFDPVSADRLSRSGLVTVFRDPHGRSRVSPRPALVADYFRQRPIDLQHIAARELLSRYAAVHKEQVDSGVELTALRADFYSMHSDTEETHNAGLARFLREQTEHRLVVSGREWRRNQDPARALAYLDTLLQSGTYVATAVEVLERTSPDAASDSELLQLALHEQILRQQDIALPLRHSEALRKLHPSFAPALDAYDMYLLFGREGLRPEVKRWLKRSDTDPVGFTRTIAAYIRTTSGEVLSEAEIAEPAGSLPIQRVISEQSRLVTLARRAVAMDAVEEFLTDPLSLGPGDDPVPFLVNSYVRAQLLLGIGRVTAARQILSQALSIGDLDLRYGALYAAMLRWSAFLHFRDGRADIATALLSESRGYSALRGPLPAMRPEFGDALEVLLTGDRQAAGRIFYGEALECYEHSFFDAAWSSARFAFQLAPSEETLEVLERISAKDPFVWTRPLIKFARAALRQDPKLMVHLGELVTQSELTTAADFLEDVEYAQQEAGIVPSADYARAVSEAHQSFQIYREPLSHVVVREPVRWVETLTPREREIAPLTATLSNREIAERLTLSVRTVENHIARSMKKLGISSRGELSAAVSNAPKSGSATGTGDVA